The following are encoded together in the Bacillus sp. NP157 genome:
- a CDS encoding DUF2252 domain-containing protein, translating into MPRKPKHQPVAPADRKPRLTALRQLKMARSAHAFVRGNTEQFYEWLQEADRTLPQGPAIWICGDCHVSNIGPVADSEGGIDIQVRDLDQAVLGNPSHDIVRLAVSLATAARGSDLPGVVTTRMVEQLIDGYERAMGGGRKELRSVPRPASITLVMKAALKRRWKHLAQERIDGQRPDIPEGRHFWPVTDEELKDIEALVDSEGMRVLVTQLVHRDDDARIELLDAKYWVKGCSSLGRLRYALLLRVVNDGQRDELCLVDIKEAITAAAPSEPGVDMPADHAQRVKEAALHLAPNLGERMITGRVAGRSVFVRELRPQDLKIDLEDLDEAEAMRVAHYLGNVVGRAHASQLPWKRRKAWLGELSRNRPKSIDAPSWLWRSVVELVQAHEGGYLEHCRRFANRLDPRE; encoded by the coding sequence GGTAACACCGAGCAGTTCTACGAGTGGCTGCAAGAGGCCGACCGCACGCTACCGCAAGGTCCTGCGATCTGGATCTGCGGCGACTGCCACGTCAGCAACATCGGTCCGGTCGCGGACAGCGAAGGCGGTATCGACATCCAGGTCCGCGACCTCGACCAGGCCGTGCTCGGCAATCCGTCGCACGACATTGTCCGGCTCGCCGTGTCGCTGGCGACGGCCGCACGCGGCTCGGACCTGCCCGGCGTCGTCACCACGCGCATGGTCGAGCAGCTGATCGACGGGTACGAACGCGCGATGGGTGGCGGCCGCAAGGAGCTCCGCAGCGTGCCGCGACCCGCGTCGATCACGCTGGTGATGAAGGCCGCGCTGAAGCGTCGCTGGAAGCACCTGGCCCAGGAACGCATCGATGGCCAGCGTCCCGACATCCCCGAAGGCCGTCACTTCTGGCCGGTCACCGACGAGGAATTGAAGGACATCGAAGCCCTCGTCGACAGCGAAGGCATGCGGGTGCTCGTCACCCAGCTGGTCCATCGCGACGACGACGCACGCATCGAGCTGCTCGATGCGAAGTACTGGGTGAAGGGATGCAGCTCACTCGGCCGCCTGCGCTACGCGCTGCTGCTGCGCGTGGTCAACGATGGCCAGCGCGACGAACTGTGCCTGGTCGACATCAAGGAGGCGATCACGGCGGCCGCACCGAGCGAGCCTGGCGTGGACATGCCGGCCGACCACGCCCAGCGGGTGAAGGAGGCGGCACTGCACCTTGCACCGAACCTTGGCGAGCGGATGATCACCGGCCGCGTCGCCGGACGCTCGGTGTTCGTCCGCGAGCTGCGCCCACAGGATCTCAAGATCGACCTGGAAGACCTCGACGAGGCCGAGGCGATGCGCGTGGCCCACTACCTCGGCAACGTGGTCGGCCGGGCCCACGCCAGCCAGTTGCCGTGGAAGCGGCGCAAGGCCTGGCTGGGCGAGCTGTCGCGCAACCGGCCCAAGAGCATCGATGCGCCATCCTGGTTGTGGCGCAGCGTCGTTGAGCTCGTCCAGGCCCACGAGGGCGGTTACCTGGAGCACTGCCGGCGCTTCGCCAACCGGCTCGACCCGCGTGAATGA